From Nicotiana tabacum cultivar K326 chromosome 22, ASM71507v2, whole genome shotgun sequence, one genomic window encodes:
- the LOC107793507 gene encoding tetraspanin-8-like codes for MVRVSNFLISFVNLLTFVLAIMAIAIGIWSKTEESKSLCQKAIYMPFLIFGASLLVFSLMGLVGSCCRASFFLWIYLFFLFLFIVGMICFSVFTILVTNKSVGKALSGKGDDDAKFGDWQHWLEKHVVNDKHWGDIKSCMATFKYCQMIPRGKSADFYKYSLSVTQSSCCKPPTYCGFEFQNATHWTMPKAGPAVPDSDCKTWSNVQNELCFNCQSCKSSFLESIQKNWNKFALINFCIFVFIIVIYSVGCCALRNNRSKGYYKPYP; via the exons atggttCGTGTAAGCAATTTCTTAATCTCATTTGTTAACTTGTTAACCTTTGTGCTAGCTATAATGGCTATAGCAATTGGCATTTGGTCTAAAACAGAAGAAAGTAAAAGCCTTTGCCAAAAAGCAATTTACATGCCTTTTTTAATATTTGGGGCGTCACTTCTGGTGTTTTCTTTAATGGGATTAGTGGGATCTTGCTGTAGAGCCTCGTTTTTCCTATGGATATatttgttttttctgtttttgtttaTTGTTGGGATGATTTGTTTCTCGGTTTTCACTATTTTGGTGACAAATAAGAGCGTGGGCAAGGCTTTATCTGGAAAAGGAGATGACGACGCCAAGTTTGGAGATTGGCAACATTGGTTGGAGAAGCATGTTGTTAATGATAAACATTGGGGTGATATTAAGAGTTGTATGGCTACTTTCAAATATTGTCAAATGATTCCTCGTGGCAAATCTGCAGATTTTTACAAATATAGCCTCTCCGTTACTCag TCGAGTTGTTGTAAACCGCCAACTTACTGCGGCTTTGAATTTCAAAATGCAACCCATTGGACAATGCCAAAAGCAGGACCAGCCGTGCCAGACAGTGACTGCAAAACTTGGAGCAATGTTCAAAATGAGCTCTGTTTCAATTGCCAATCATGCAAATCATCATTCCTTGAATCAATCCAGAAAAATTGGAACAAATTTGCACTCATCAACTTTTGTATCTTCGTTTTTATCATCGTCATTTATTCTGTTGGTTGTTGTGCTCTAAGGAACAACAGATCAAAGGGATACTACAAACCATACCCTTAA